The Lacipirellula parvula genome window below encodes:
- a CDS encoding MBL fold metallo-hydrolase, with amino-acid sequence MTSALFEENAYLLSLAEGGACIVVDPGLEPDRIVDELEAAGLHPVAILNTHGHADHIAGNGYLKERWPDAPLVIGAGDAWKLTDAKGNLSAGFGMPIISPVADQTVDEGEVVEFAGIRWTVYDTPGHSAGHVIFVAKELSPMIVLGGDVLFAGSIGRSDFPDGDHETLIESIRTKLLTLPDSAVVLPGHGPPTTVGEERRTNPFLT; translated from the coding sequence TGCATCGTCGTCGACCCCGGGCTTGAGCCTGATCGGATCGTCGACGAGCTCGAAGCGGCCGGACTCCACCCGGTGGCGATCCTCAACACCCACGGCCACGCCGACCACATCGCCGGCAACGGCTATCTAAAAGAACGCTGGCCCGACGCACCGCTAGTGATCGGCGCCGGCGACGCCTGGAAGCTGACCGATGCGAAGGGGAATCTCTCGGCCGGGTTCGGAATGCCGATCATCAGCCCTGTTGCTGATCAAACGGTCGACGAGGGCGAGGTCGTTGAGTTCGCCGGCATCCGCTGGACAGTCTACGACACCCCCGGCCACAGCGCGGGCCACGTCATCTTCGTCGCGAAGGAGCTCTCGCCAATGATCGTCCTCGGCGGCGACGTGCTGTTCGCCGGCAGCATCGGCCGCAGCGACTTCCCCGACGGCGACCACGAGACGCTCATCGAATCGATCCGCACGAAGCTGCTGACGCTGCCTGATAGCGCCGTCGTGCTCCCCGGCCACGGCCCGCCAACGACGGTGGGCGAGGAGCGCCGCACGAATCCGTTTTTGACGTAG